One stretch of Pseudomonas fluorescens Q2-87 DNA includes these proteins:
- a CDS encoding ABC transporter substrate-binding protein, translating into MDRITFKPLLLAIALISSVPTAQAATTLVYCSEASPAGFDPSQYTSGTDFDASAETVFNRLTQFKRGGTEVEPGLATSWDVSPDGLVYTFHLRDGVKFHTTDYFTPTRDFNADDVLFTFQRLLDPQHPFRQAYPTESPYFTDMGLNTTTKSVEKVDEHTVRFNLNNVDAAFVQNLAMSFASVQSAEYAAQLLKEGKAGDLNQKPIGTGPFVFKRYQKDSQIRYAGNTAYWKPEDVKLDNLIFSITPDAAVRLQKLKRGECQVSGYPRPADIELIEQDPNLQVLKQPGFNLGFLAYNVTHPPLDQLKVRQALDVAIDKPAIIKAVYQSAGQLAQNALPPAQWSFDPSIQDAPHDVTKAKALLTEAGVAPGTTINLWAMTVQRASNPNARMSAQMIQQDWAKIGIKANIVSYEWGEYIKRAKNGEHDAMIYGWTGDNGDPDNWLGVLYSCAAVKGSNYAKWCDPAYDRLIQQAKVSNDRQQRIDLYQKAQKILKQQVPITPIANSTVFQPINRQVTDFKLSPFGLTPFYGVGLKK; encoded by the coding sequence ATGGACCGGATCACCTTCAAACCTCTTCTACTTGCCATCGCCCTGATCAGCAGCGTCCCAACGGCCCAAGCCGCCACCACCTTGGTCTACTGCTCCGAAGCCAGCCCCGCCGGGTTCGACCCCAGCCAATACACCAGCGGCACCGACTTCGACGCCTCGGCCGAAACCGTCTTCAACCGCCTCACCCAATTCAAACGTGGCGGCACCGAAGTCGAACCGGGATTGGCCACGAGCTGGGACGTGTCCCCAGACGGCCTGGTCTACACCTTTCACCTGCGCGACGGCGTGAAATTCCACACCACCGACTACTTCACCCCAACCCGCGACTTCAACGCCGACGACGTGCTGTTCACTTTCCAGCGCCTGCTCGACCCGCAACACCCGTTCCGCCAGGCCTACCCCACCGAGTCGCCGTACTTCACCGACATGGGCCTGAACACCACGACCAAGAGCGTCGAAAAAGTCGACGAGCACACCGTGCGTTTCAACTTGAACAACGTCGACGCCGCCTTCGTGCAGAACCTGGCGATGAGTTTTGCCTCCGTGCAGTCCGCCGAATACGCGGCGCAGTTGCTGAAGGAAGGCAAGGCCGGCGACCTTAACCAGAAACCCATCGGCACCGGGCCGTTCGTGTTCAAGCGCTACCAGAAGGACTCGCAAATCCGCTACGCCGGCAACACCGCGTACTGGAAACCCGAGGACGTGAAGCTGGACAACCTGATTTTCTCCATCACCCCGGACGCCGCCGTGCGCCTGCAAAAGCTCAAGCGCGGTGAATGCCAGGTCAGCGGCTATCCGCGCCCGGCCGACATCGAATTGATCGAGCAGGACCCGAACCTGCAGGTGCTCAAGCAGCCCGGCTTCAACCTGGGCTTCCTCGCCTACAACGTGACGCACCCGCCGCTGGATCAGCTCAAGGTGCGCCAGGCGCTGGACGTGGCCATCGACAAGCCGGCAATCATCAAGGCCGTGTACCAGAGCGCCGGGCAACTGGCACAAAACGCCTTGCCGCCGGCGCAGTGGTCATTCGACCCGTCCATCCAGGACGCACCCCATGACGTGACCAAGGCCAAGGCGCTACTCACGGAGGCCGGGGTTGCGCCCGGTACCACCATCAATTTATGGGCGATGACGGTGCAGCGCGCGTCCAATCCCAATGCGCGAATGTCTGCACAGATGATCCAGCAGGATTGGGCCAAAATTGGCATCAAGGCCAACATCGTCAGCTATGAATGGGGCGAATACATCAAGCGCGCCAAAAATGGCGAGCATGACGCAATGATTTACGGCTGGACCGGCGATAACGGCGACCCCGACAACTGGCTGGGCGTGTTGTATAGCTGCGCGGCGGTCAAGGGCAGCAATTACGCCAAGTGGTGCGACCCGGCTTATGACCGCCTGATCCAGCAAGCCAAGGTCTCGAACGACCGCCAGCAGCGGATCGACCTGTACCAAAAAGCGCAGAAAATCCTCAAGCAGCAAGTGCCGATCACGCCCATCGCCAACTCCACGGTGTTCCAGCCGATAAACAGGCAAGTGACCGATTTCAAACTCAGCCCATTTGGCCTTACACCCTTCTATGGCGTGGGTTTGAAGAAGTAA
- a CDS encoding OprD family porin, giving the protein MKLSSTALLALAISSVTATAYAESQSQAVTPVTLKTSSEQSEAKGFIEGQSISGTTRNWYANEQFKRGAKLTYRKNGEARETDRRINWLQGTIIKYNSGFTEGTVGFSTELAAYNAIALDQDRKDLASNNGGAPTTRPGAGNNRTLTREGGDAVGQWSKLGLANVKARVSNTTLTAGRQNYSSPMVDVIGNRALPSSFQGVSLHSEEFENLGLDIATFDRNSPRTEESLRKFRSEYGDSSVETDHVNTAGITYQPLASLKTSLWATQAEDLWNQYYFGATHELGDSSVLSLTTGLNYYKTVDSGKSKLGEIDNDTYSLSFGLTHQAHSLTFSYQEVNGNEYFDYLHETNGIYLANSLLSDFNGPNEKSFQIAYGLNMAEYGVPGLKFNIYQARGWGIDGTHYNSTGYSDVKAMDGEHHYEYGIGASYAVQSGPLKATAIRATYTAHRASENQADGSLNEFRLVTTIPFNIL; this is encoded by the coding sequence ATGAAACTGAGCAGCACCGCGTTATTGGCCCTGGCCATCAGCAGCGTCACCGCGACGGCGTACGCAGAATCCCAGAGCCAGGCGGTCACCCCCGTGACCCTCAAGACCAGCAGTGAGCAAAGCGAAGCCAAGGGCTTTATCGAAGGCCAGTCCATCAGTGGCACCACTCGCAACTGGTACGCCAACGAACAATTCAAGCGTGGTGCGAAACTCACCTACCGCAAGAACGGCGAAGCACGCGAGACCGACCGCCGGATCAACTGGCTGCAAGGCACCATCATCAAGTACAACTCGGGCTTCACTGAAGGCACCGTCGGTTTCAGCACCGAACTGGCCGCCTACAACGCCATCGCCCTGGACCAGGACCGCAAGGACCTGGCATCCAACAACGGCGGCGCACCGACCACCCGTCCTGGCGCCGGTAACAACCGCACCCTGACCCGCGAAGGCGGCGACGCCGTTGGCCAGTGGAGCAAACTGGGCCTGGCGAACGTCAAGGCCCGCGTTTCGAACACCACCCTGACCGCCGGCCGCCAGAACTACAGCAGCCCGATGGTCGACGTCATCGGCAACCGTGCCCTGCCCTCCAGCTTCCAGGGTGTGAGCCTGCACAGCGAAGAGTTCGAGAACCTTGGCCTGGACATCGCCACGTTCGACCGCAACTCGCCACGTACCGAAGAAAGCCTGCGCAAGTTCCGCTCCGAATACGGCGACAGCAGCGTTGAAACCGATCACGTCAACACTGCGGGTATCACCTACCAGCCTCTGGCCAGCCTGAAGACCAGCCTCTGGGCAACCCAGGCTGAAGACCTCTGGAACCAGTACTACTTCGGCGCCACCCACGAATTGGGCGACAGCTCGGTGCTGAGCCTGACCACCGGCCTGAACTACTACAAGACCGTGGACTCGGGCAAAAGCAAGCTGGGCGAGATCGACAACGACACCTACTCCCTGTCGTTCGGCCTGACCCACCAGGCCCACAGCCTGACGTTCTCGTACCAGGAAGTGAACGGTAACGAGTACTTCGACTACCTGCACGAAACCAACGGCATCTACCTGGCCAACTCCCTGCTGTCGGACTTCAACGGCCCGAACGAGAAATCCTTCCAGATCGCCTACGGCCTGAACATGGCCGAATACGGCGTGCCAGGCCTGAAGTTCAACATCTACCAAGCTCGCGGCTGGGGCATCGACGGTACTCACTACAACAGCACCGGCTACAGCGATGTGAAGGCCATGGACGGTGAGCACCATTACGAATACGGCATTGGCGCATCTTATGCGGTACAGAGCGGCCCACTGAAAGCCACCGCGATCCGTGCGACCTACACCGCACACCGCGCGAGCGAAAACCAGGCCGACGGCAGCCTCAACGAGTTCCGCCTGGTCACCACCATCCCGTTCAACATTCTCTAA
- a CDS encoding SIMPL domain-containing protein (The SIMPL domain is named for its presence in mouse protein SIMPL (signalling molecule that associates with mouse pelle-like kinase). Bacterial member BP26, from Brucella, was shown to assemble into a channel-like structure, while YggE from E. coli has been associated with resistance to oxidative stress.) produces the protein MHMFSRHAALLAFSLGTVASLPALAADDLHYNQISLRADASQEVARDLMIVTLYTEEQNTDPAKLAATVSTTLNKAIGQAKEVKDITLRQGSRNSYPIYDNKGQKITGWRERAELRLESADFAALSKLTGELLTDMKMGGMDFAISTATRQTSEDALLKDAVNAFKARAQLATEALGGKGYKIVSLNLNTNGYPQPFMRAPTMMMKGGSMDAESVTPDVEAGTSKVSMTADGAIEVLMQ, from the coding sequence ATGCACATGTTCAGTCGTCACGCCGCCCTGCTCGCTTTCAGCCTCGGCACCGTCGCCAGCCTGCCGGCCCTGGCCGCCGATGATCTTCATTACAACCAGATTTCCCTGCGCGCCGATGCCAGCCAGGAAGTGGCCCGCGACCTGATGATCGTCACCCTCTACACTGAGGAGCAAAACACCGACCCGGCCAAACTCGCCGCCACCGTCAGCACCACGCTGAACAAAGCCATCGGCCAGGCCAAGGAAGTGAAGGACATCACCCTGCGCCAGGGCAGCCGCAACAGCTATCCGATCTACGACAACAAGGGCCAGAAAATCACCGGCTGGCGTGAACGCGCCGAACTGCGACTGGAAAGCGCCGACTTCGCCGCCCTGTCCAAACTCACCGGCGAATTGCTCACCGACATGAAAATGGGCGGCATGGACTTCGCCATCTCCACCGCCACCCGTCAAACCAGCGAAGACGCCCTGCTCAAAGACGCCGTCAACGCCTTCAAGGCCCGCGCCCAACTGGCCACCGAGGCTTTGGGCGGCAAGGGTTACAAGATCGTCAGCCTGAACCTCAACACCAATGGTTATCCACAACCTTTCATGCGCGCACCGACAATGATGATGAAAGGCGGCTCCATGGACGCTGAATCCGTGACGCCGGACGTGGAAGCGGGTACCAGCAAGGTGAGCATGACGGCGGATGGGGCGATTGAGGTTTTGATGCAGTGA
- a CDS encoding ABC transporter substrate-binding protein, whose protein sequence is MNMIPLRAAIAAALLSVAVGATAKPLVVCTEASPEGFDMVQYTTAVTGDAVSETIFNRLVGFKPGTTEVIPSLADTWEISDDGLTYTFHLRKGVKFHTTEYFKPTRDMNADDVVWSFQRQLDPNHPWHKLSSVGFPYFESMGFKELLKNVEKVDEYTVKFTLTRREAPFLADIAMAFSSIYPAEYADQLLKAGKAGDLNSKPVGTGPFVFQRYNKDAQVRFKANPDYFRGKPPADALVLAIATDNNVRMQKLKTNECQIALYPKPDDIPSIKKDPNLKVAELDAMTVSYTALNTSHKYMSDVRVRKAIDLAFDKEAYVNALFGKGNATVAVNPYPPTLLGFNHELKNPTRDLDKARQLLKEAGVPEGTVFTLFTRNGGGPTNPNPMLGAQMMQSDLAKVGIKVDIRVMEWGEMLKRAKNGEHDMVSAGWAGDNGDPDNFLTPMLSCEAAKNGENYARWCNEKFQALIDQARATVNPEERTKLYEQAQVIFNQDQPWISMAHTRMFTAMRNNVEGYVISPLTTNNFATTQVK, encoded by the coding sequence ATGAACATGATCCCCCTACGCGCCGCCATCGCCGCTGCGCTGCTGAGTGTCGCCGTTGGCGCCACCGCCAAACCCCTGGTGGTTTGTACAGAAGCCAGCCCGGAAGGCTTCGACATGGTCCAGTACACGACTGCAGTCACAGGCGACGCGGTGTCCGAAACCATCTTCAATCGTCTGGTGGGCTTCAAGCCCGGCACTACCGAAGTGATTCCCTCGCTGGCAGATACCTGGGAAATCAGTGACGATGGCCTGACGTACACCTTCCACCTGCGCAAAGGCGTCAAGTTCCACACAACTGAATACTTCAAGCCGACCCGCGACATGAACGCCGACGACGTGGTCTGGAGTTTCCAGCGCCAACTGGACCCGAACCACCCGTGGCACAAACTGTCGAGCGTGGGCTTCCCGTACTTTGAAAGCATGGGTTTCAAGGAGCTGCTGAAGAATGTCGAGAAGGTCGACGAGTACACGGTCAAGTTCACCCTGACCCGCCGCGAAGCGCCGTTCCTGGCCGACATCGCCATGGCCTTCTCTTCAATCTACCCGGCCGAATACGCCGACCAGTTGCTCAAGGCAGGCAAGGCCGGCGACCTCAACAGCAAGCCAGTCGGCACCGGCCCGTTCGTCTTCCAGCGCTACAACAAGGACGCCCAGGTGCGCTTCAAGGCCAACCCGGATTACTTCCGTGGCAAGCCGCCAGCCGATGCCTTGGTATTGGCCATCGCCACCGACAACAACGTGCGCATGCAAAAACTCAAGACCAACGAGTGCCAAATTGCGCTGTATCCGAAACCGGATGACATCCCCAGCATCAAGAAAGACCCGAACCTGAAGGTCGCCGAGCTGGATGCGATGACCGTTTCCTACACCGCCCTGAACACCAGCCACAAATACATGAGCGACGTGCGGGTGCGCAAAGCCATCGACCTGGCCTTCGACAAGGAAGCCTACGTCAACGCCCTGTTCGGCAAAGGCAACGCCACCGTGGCGGTCAACCCGTACCCACCGACCCTGCTGGGCTTCAATCACGAACTGAAGAACCCGACTCGCGATCTGGATAAAGCCCGCCAGTTGCTCAAGGAAGCCGGCGTACCGGAAGGCACCGTGTTCACCCTGTTCACCCGCAACGGCGGCGGCCCGACCAACCCCAACCCGATGCTCGGCGCACAAATGATGCAATCGGACCTGGCGAAAGTCGGGATCAAGGTCGATATACGCGTGATGGAATGGGGCGAAATGCTCAAGCGCGCGAAAAACGGCGAGCACGATATGGTGTCTGCCGGATGGGCGGGCGATAACGGCGACCCGGATAACTTCCTGACGCCTATGCTCAGTTGCGAAGCGGCCAAGAACGGCGAAAACTACGCGCGCTGGTGCAACGAGAAGTTCCAGGCGCTGATCGACCAGGCTCGCGCCACAGTGAACCCCGAGGAGCGCACCAAGCTCTATGAGCAAGCCCAGGTCATTTTCAACCAGGACCAACCGTGGATCAGCATGGCCCACACCCGCATGTTCACGGCAATGCGCAACAACGTAGAGGGCTACGTGATTAGCCCGCTCACCACCAACAACTTCGCCACTACCCAGGTGAAGTAG
- a CDS encoding response regulator transcription factor: MSDEIQVDGEELPHLLLVDDDATFTRVMARAMSRRGFRVSTAGSAEEGLTIAQADLPDYAALDLKMDGDSGLVLLPKLLELDPEMRVVILTGYSSIATAVEAIKRGACNYLCKPADADDVLAALLSEHADLDTLVPENPMSVDRLQWEHIQRVLTEHEGNISATARALGMHRRTLQRKLQKRPVRR, from the coding sequence ATGAGTGACGAGATCCAAGTCGACGGCGAAGAGCTGCCGCACCTGTTGCTGGTAGATGACGACGCCACATTCACTCGCGTCATGGCCCGGGCCATGTCCCGTCGTGGCTTTCGGGTGAGTACCGCAGGTTCCGCCGAAGAGGGCCTGACCATCGCACAGGCCGACCTGCCGGACTACGCTGCCCTGGACCTGAAAATGGACGGTGACTCGGGCCTGGTGCTGCTGCCCAAGTTGCTGGAACTGGACCCGGAAATGCGCGTGGTGATCCTCACCGGCTATTCGAGCATCGCCACCGCCGTCGAAGCCATCAAGCGCGGCGCCTGCAACTACTTGTGCAAACCGGCGGACGCCGATGATGTACTGGCGGCGCTGTTATCCGAGCACGCCGACCTCGACACCCTGGTGCCGGAAAACCCCATGTCGGTGGATCGCCTGCAGTGGGAGCACATCCAGCGGGTACTGACGGAGCACGAAGGCAATATCTCCGCCACAGCCCGCGCCTTGGGCATGCACCGCCGCACCTTGCAGCGCAAATTGCAGAAACGTCCCGTGCGTCGCTGA
- a CDS encoding ABC transporter substrate-binding protein — protein sequence MLKQAVIPFLVGASLLASAPFAQAATNLVFCSEGSPAGFDPGQYTTGTDFDASAETMFNRLTQFERGGTAVIPGLATKWDISDDGLTYTFHLREGVKFHTTPYFKPTREFNADDVLFTFNRMISKDDPFRKAYPTEFPYFTDMGMDTNITKIDKVDDHTVKFTLKDVDAAFIQNMAMSFASIQSAEYAAQLLKEGKAADINQKPVGTGPFVFKSYQKDSNIRYSGNKDYWKPEDVKIDNLIFAITTDPSVRMQKLKKNECQITLFPRPADLKALKEDKALKMPDQAGFNLGYIAYNVMDKIKGSNEPNVLANLKVRQALDMAVNKPQIIDSVYQGAGQLAVNAMPPTQWSYDTTIKDAKYDPEKAKELLKEAGVKEGTNITLWAMPVQRPYNPNAKLMAEMLQSDWKKIGLNVNIVSYEWGEYIKRSKGGENQAMIIGWSGDNGDPDNWLNVLFGCDSLSGNNFSKWCDKKFDGLVKEAKRTTDQGKRTELYKQAQHVLKDAVPMTPIAHSTVYQPMRANVQDFKISPFGLNSFYGVSVSK from the coding sequence ATGCTTAAACAAGCGGTCATTCCGTTTTTAGTCGGCGCGAGCTTATTAGCCAGCGCACCTTTCGCCCAAGCCGCGACTAACCTGGTGTTCTGCTCCGAAGGGAGCCCAGCCGGTTTTGACCCTGGTCAGTACACCACCGGAACCGACTTCGACGCCTCTGCAGAGACCATGTTCAACCGTCTGACCCAGTTCGAGCGCGGCGGCACCGCCGTGATTCCTGGCCTGGCGACCAAGTGGGATATTTCCGACGACGGCCTGACCTACACCTTCCATCTGCGCGAAGGCGTCAAGTTCCACACCACCCCGTATTTCAAGCCGACCCGCGAATTCAACGCCGACGATGTGCTGTTCACCTTCAATCGCATGATCAGCAAGGATGACCCGTTCCGTAAAGCGTACCCGACCGAATTCCCGTACTTCACCGACATGGGGATGGACACCAACATCACCAAGATCGATAAAGTCGACGACCACACCGTCAAGTTCACCCTCAAGGATGTCGACGCCGCGTTCATCCAGAACATGGCCATGAGCTTCGCCTCGATCCAGTCCGCCGAGTACGCCGCCCAGTTGCTCAAGGAAGGCAAGGCCGCCGACATCAACCAGAAACCGGTAGGCACCGGTCCGTTCGTGTTCAAGAGCTACCAGAAAGACTCCAACATCCGCTATTCCGGAAACAAGGACTACTGGAAGCCTGAAGACGTGAAGATCGACAACCTGATCTTCGCCATCACCACCGATCCGTCGGTGCGCATGCAGAAGCTGAAGAAGAACGAGTGCCAGATCACCCTCTTCCCTCGCCCGGCCGACCTCAAGGCGCTGAAGGAAGACAAGGCCCTGAAGATGCCTGACCAGGCTGGCTTCAACCTCGGCTACATCGCCTACAACGTGATGGACAAGATCAAGGGCAGCAACGAGCCGAACGTGCTCGCCAACCTCAAAGTGCGCCAGGCGCTGGACATGGCGGTCAACAAGCCGCAGATCATCGATTCGGTCTACCAGGGCGCCGGCCAGTTGGCGGTCAACGCCATGCCACCGACCCAATGGTCCTATGACACCACCATCAAGGACGCCAAGTACGACCCTGAGAAAGCCAAGGAGCTGCTCAAGGAAGCCGGCGTGAAAGAAGGCACCAACATCACCCTGTGGGCGATGCCGGTGCAGCGTCCGTACAACCCGAACGCCAAGTTGATGGCTGAGATGCTGCAGTCCGACTGGAAGAAAATCGGCCTGAACGTCAACATCGTCAGCTACGAATGGGGCGAGTACATCAAGCGTTCCAAGGGCGGCGAGAACCAGGCCATGATCATTGGCTGGAGCGGTGACAACGGTGACCCGGACAACTGGCTCAACGTGCTGTTCGGTTGCGACTCCCTGAGTGGCAACAACTTCTCCAAATGGTGCGACAAGAAGTTCGACGGCCTCGTCAAGGAAGCCAAGCGCACCACCGACCAAGGCAAGCGCACCGAACTGTACAAACAGGCACAACACGTCCTCAAGGATGCCGTGCCAATGACACCTATCGCTCACTCGACGGTGTATCAACCCATGCGCGCCAACGTGCAGGACTTCAAGATCAGCCCCTTTGGCTTGAACTCCTTCTACGGCGTCAGCGTCAGCAAATAA
- a CDS encoding ABC transporter substrate-binding protein: MRHTLVLSALLGTGLLAATSAAHAADGSLVFCSEGSPAGFDTAQYTTATDNDAAEPLYNRLAEFEKGATNVVPGLATSWDISEDGLKYTFHLREGVKFHTTDYFTPTRDFNADDVLFTFNRMLDPQHPFRKAYPTEFPYFNGMSLNKNIAKVEATGPLTVVMTLNSVDAAFIQNIAMSFAAILSAEYADQLLKSGKPSDINQKPIGTGPFEFKSYQKDSNIRYVANQQYWAPERVKLKNLIFSINTDASVRVQKLKANECQVTLHPRPADVPALKNDPKLQLIEKPGFNLGYIAYNTRHKPFDQVEVRRALDMAVNKQGILNAVYQGAGQLAVNAMPPTQWSYDDTIKDTAYNPEKAKELLKAAGVKEGTEITLWAMPVQRPYNPNAKLMAEMLQADWAKIGLKVQIVSYEWGEYIKRTKNGEHDVSLIGWTGDNGDPDNWLGTLYSCDAIGGNNYSMWCDQDYDKLIKQAKVVTDRDQRTVLYKQAQQLLKQQVPITPVAHSTVNQPLSAKVEGFKVSPFGRNVFSGVSLNP, from the coding sequence ATGCGCCATACCTTGGTTTTATCCGCATTGCTGGGCACCGGCCTGCTGGCCGCTACATCCGCAGCCCACGCCGCCGATGGCAGCCTGGTGTTCTGCTCCGAAGGCAGCCCGGCCGGTTTCGACACGGCCCAATACACCACGGCCACCGATAACGATGCCGCTGAACCGCTGTACAACCGCCTGGCCGAGTTCGAAAAAGGCGCAACCAATGTCGTCCCGGGCCTGGCGACGAGTTGGGACATTTCCGAAGACGGCCTGAAGTACACCTTTCACCTGCGCGAAGGCGTGAAGTTTCATACCACCGACTACTTCACCCCGACCCGGGACTTCAACGCCGACGACGTGCTGTTCACCTTCAATCGCATGCTCGATCCGCAACATCCGTTCCGCAAGGCATACCCCACCGAGTTCCCGTACTTCAACGGCATGAGCCTGAACAAGAACATCGCCAAAGTGGAAGCGACCGGGCCGTTGACCGTGGTCATGACCCTCAACAGCGTGGACGCGGCGTTCATCCAGAACATCGCCATGAGTTTTGCCGCGATCCTGTCCGCCGAATACGCCGACCAATTGCTCAAGAGCGGCAAGCCGAGCGACATCAATCAGAAGCCGATCGGCACCGGGCCGTTCGAATTCAAGAGCTACCAGAAAGACTCCAACATCCGCTACGTCGCCAACCAGCAGTACTGGGCGCCGGAACGGGTCAAGTTGAAGAACCTGATCTTCTCCATCAACACCGACGCCTCGGTACGGGTACAGAAGCTCAAGGCCAACGAATGCCAGGTCACCCTGCATCCGCGTCCGGCCGACGTGCCGGCCTTGAAGAACGACCCCAAGCTGCAACTGATCGAGAAGCCTGGATTCAACCTCGGCTACATCGCCTATAACACCCGTCACAAACCGTTCGACCAGGTCGAAGTGCGCCGGGCGCTGGACATGGCGGTGAACAAGCAAGGCATCCTCAACGCCGTGTACCAGGGCGCCGGGCAACTGGCGGTCAACGCCATGCCGCCGACCCAATGGTCCTACGACGACACGATCAAGGACACCGCCTACAACCCGGAAAAGGCCAAGGAGTTGCTCAAGGCCGCCGGAGTCAAGGAAGGCACCGAAATCACCCTCTGGGCCATGCCCGTGCAACGCCCCTACAACCCCAACGCCAAGCTGATGGCCGAGATGCTCCAGGCCGACTGGGCGAAGATCGGCCTGAAGGTGCAGATCGTCAGCTACGAATGGGGCGAGTACATCAAGCGCACCAAGAATGGCGAGCACGACGTCAGCCTGATCGGCTGGACCGGCGACAACGGTGACCCGGACAACTGGCTGGGCACGCTGTACAGCTGCGACGCCATTGGTGGCAACAACTACTCCATGTGGTGCGACCAGGATTACGACAAGCTGATCAAGCAGGCCAAGGTCGTCACCGACCGCGACCAGCGCACCGTGCTCTACAAACAGGCGCAGCAGTTGCTCAAGCAGCAAGTGCCGATTACCCCTGTTGCCCACTCGACGGTCAACCAGCCGCTGAGTGCCAAAGTCGAGGGGTTCAAAGTCAGCCCCTTCGGTCGCAACGTATTCTCGGGCGTCAGCCTGAACCCATAA
- a CDS encoding ATP-binding protein, which produces MLAPLQMTSASRQNLWRLTFIRILVLGAQAGSVGLAYWFDLLPLPWLQLAITLAFSSVLCALTAIRLRTSWPVTELEYAVQLACDLFIHSALLYFSGGSTNPFVSYYLVPLTIAAVTLPWRFSLILSGIALALYTLLLARFYPLETFPIARENLQIYGMWLSFALAAAVITFFAARMAEELRRQEELRAIRREEGLRDEQLLAVATQAAGAAHELGTPLATMSVLLKEMRQDHHDPALQEDLSVLQDQVQLCKETLQYLVRAAEANRRLAIDMQDVTDWLDEALNRWHLMRPEASYRFQRLGQGPVPRMAPPPDLTQALLNLLNNAADACPEGLEVALDWNAYELTICIRDHGAGVPLAIAEQIGKPFYTTKGKGFGLGLFLSKASVTRAGGSVKLYPHEEGGTLTELRLPHADRGDET; this is translated from the coding sequence ATGCTCGCCCCTTTGCAAATGACTTCTGCCTCTCGCCAGAACCTTTGGCGCCTGACGTTTATCCGCATTCTGGTCCTGGGGGCCCAGGCTGGGTCCGTGGGGCTCGCCTATTGGTTCGATCTGCTGCCGCTGCCCTGGCTGCAACTGGCGATCACCCTGGCTTTTTCCTCGGTACTATGCGCGCTGACCGCCATTCGCCTGCGCACCTCATGGCCGGTAACCGAGCTCGAATATGCCGTGCAACTGGCCTGCGACCTGTTTATCCACAGCGCGCTGCTGTATTTCTCCGGCGGCTCGACCAACCCTTTCGTGTCCTATTACCTGGTGCCGCTGACCATCGCTGCAGTGACCTTGCCGTGGCGGTTCTCGCTGATCCTTTCCGGCATCGCCCTGGCGCTGTACACGCTGTTGCTGGCGCGGTTCTACCCGCTGGAAACGTTCCCCATCGCCCGGGAAAACCTGCAGATCTACGGCATGTGGCTGAGCTTCGCCCTGGCGGCGGCGGTCATCACGTTTTTTGCCGCGCGCATGGCCGAGGAGTTGCGCCGCCAGGAGGAACTGCGGGCCATCCGCCGTGAAGAGGGCCTGCGGGACGAGCAGTTGCTGGCCGTGGCAACCCAGGCCGCCGGCGCCGCCCATGAATTGGGCACGCCGCTGGCGACCATGAGTGTGTTGCTCAAGGAGATGCGCCAGGATCACCATGACCCGGCGCTGCAAGAGGACCTCAGTGTGTTGCAGGATCAGGTCCAACTCTGCAAGGAAACCCTCCAATACCTGGTGCGTGCCGCCGAGGCCAATCGCCGACTGGCCATCGACATGCAAGACGTTACCGATTGGCTCGACGAGGCCCTTAACCGCTGGCACCTGATGCGCCCGGAAGCCAGTTATCGCTTCCAGCGCCTGGGCCAGGGTCCGGTGCCGCGCATGGCGCCGCCGCCGGACTTGACCCAGGCGCTGCTGAACCTGCTCAACAACGCCGCCGACGCCTGCCCCGAAGGCCTGGAAGTGGCGCTGGACTGGAACGCCTACGAGCTGACCATTTGCATTCGCGACCACGGCGCGGGTGTGCCGCTGGCGATTGCCGAGCAGATCGGCAAGCCGTTCTATACCACTAAGGGCAAAGGCTTCGGCCTGGGCCTGTTCTTGAGCAAAGCCAGCGTGACACGCGCCGGCGGCTCGGTGAAACTCTACCCCCATGAGGAAGGCGGCACGCTCACCGAGCTGCGCCTGCCCCATGCCGACCGAGGAGACGAAACATGA